The Coregonus clupeaformis isolate EN_2021a chromosome 26, ASM2061545v1, whole genome shotgun sequence genome window below encodes:
- the LOC121540166 gene encoding protein furry homolog-like isoform X5 produces the protein MEFLRSLVPAAISGDGGALESGGGLPRETGPRLLRIKRLGLLAMGQTIEEDQEGLVSTSTTRPVRSNRTNHIKASAPVNSVSRRRTPSVAPLSWEKRNAAAMSSITIDPELKPGEFVIKSLFAEFAVLAEKKIEVVMAEPLEKPLSRSLQRGEDAQFDQLISSMSSVAEHCLPSLLRTLFDWYRRQSGTEDESYEYRPRSSTKSKGDEQHRDKDFLLERRDLAIDFIFCLVSVEVLKQIPLHPVPDSLVHEVLNLAFKHFKHKEGYPGPNTGNVHIIADLYAEVIGVLTQSKFQAVRKKFITELKELRQKEQSPYVVQSIISLIMGMKFFRVKMYPVEDFEASFQFMQECAQYFLEVKDKDIKHALAGLFVEILIPVAAAVKNEVNVPCLKNFVEILYQTTFDLSSRKKHSLALYPLVTCLLCVSQKQFFLNNWHIFLTNCLSHLKMPSNNSIRKQIETLQNKDPKMSRVALESLYRLLWVYIIRIKCESNTVTQSRLLSIVSALFPKGSRSVVPRDTPLNIFVKIIQFIAQERLDFAMKEIIYDLLCVGKSHKTFTINPERMNIGLRAFLVIADSLQQKDGEPPMPTTGVIMPSGNTLRVKKIFLATTLTDEEAKVIGMSLYYPAVRKALDNILRHLDKEVGRSMSMTNVQMSNKEPEDMITGERKPKIDLFRTCVAAIPRLIPDGMSRQDLIELLAKLTIHMDEELRGLAFTTLQALMVDFPEWREDVLSGFVYFIVREVTDVHPTLLDNAVKMLLQLISQWRQAVQTSNKTHEAQQGPGSKPSLPFERSPLWGVLHVVEGLALVVLCSCRPATRRLAVNVLKEVRALHTALGITKGDEELAIDVMDRLSASVLESFIHLTGADQTNLLYCPSGIDLQTLAEWSSSPISHQFDVVSPSHIWVFAHVTQGQDPWVISLSSYLRQEHLPKHCPTALNYAWMFAYTRLQLLSPQVDINSPINAKKLNSLSSSSDSYVGLWRNYLILCCSSATSSPNSSSSTSGSVRCSPPETLASTPDSGYSYDSKIIGTPSPSSLFKHVVPMMRSESMDITESLVLGLGRTNPVAFRELIEELNPIIKEALERRPENMKRRRRRDILRVQLVRIFELLADAGVISQTASGGLDGESHSLNSTLLEYVDLTRQLLEAENDKDSDTLKDIRCHFSALVANIIQNVPVHQRRTIFPQQSLRHSLFMLFSHWAGPFSIMFTPLDRYSDRNMQINRHQYCALKAMSAVLCCGPVADNVGLSSDGYLYKWLDNILDSQDRKVHQLGCEAVMLLLELNPDQSNLMFWAVDRCYTGSRRVAAGCFRAIANVFHNRDYQFDTVVLLNLILFKAADSSRDIYEVAMQLLQILEPKLFRYAHKLEIQRTDGILTPPSPLPHLYSVSYYHLSEELARTYPELTMPIFSEVSQRIQTAHPGGRQVMLHYLLPWMNNVELVEFKPSPRRQETPVCEDEEDAHERDMMMVNSRRWLRGEGWGSPHATTMVLNNLMFMTAKYGDEFAWSEIENVWTTLADSWPKNLKIILHFLISMSGVNSEPSLLPYVKRVVVYLGRDKTMQLLEELMCELDLTDPVSSAVTHMDNPPYYRITSSYKIPSVTSAGTTSSSNTMVPGTDGHHDSSKNKDPNMDDSYTHLDIYSGLNSNLNRQHHRLESRYSSSSGGSYEEEKGDSMPLYANWRLKVMDHNRPEPLPFPPTGGCWSPLVDYLPETNTPGVPLHRCNIAVILLTDLIVDHGVKVEWSAYLHLLLHSIFIGLDHQHPEVYEHCKRLLLHLLVVQGTNSSVQSLASVLLRNREYNDPKVLTVKPPPHEFNLTGLCDFVPDYQPSPMTDSGLSSISTSSSISLGAGGVPLPHLTPTLINEVDVTTEQYEKVKALIEFVTARKRGPLWNHEDVSPKNPNIKSADQLSVFLRHVVTVFKQSQSGFQLEQLLSEVALQTALSCSSRHYAGRSFQIFRALKQPLTAATLSDVLSRLVETVGDPGEEAQGFVIELLLTLESGIDTLADTVKNYDLLTALAQASAHEHLLGAKFAANRKSTGQLNLSSGGLFHHGHYPHSHTRSNSLRASLMGERKGDRRRSNTLDIADRLAGSHGNLARTQSLSSLREGGGGGPGEEAIPPVDPSNLMATVFWIAASLLESDYEFEYLLALRLLNKLLGQLPLENADSRERLERVQAKLKWYSFPGLLQLFLKGFTSASTQELTIHLLSKLISVSRHTLVDPSQVAGKRAGFPLNILCLLPHLIQHFDSPTPFCKETADKIAKVCAEEKSATLSNLAHMMSLYSTHSYSRDCTNWINVVCRYLHDAFAEITFNLVTYLAELLEKGLPSMQQSLLQIIYSLLSHIDLSAAPVKQFNLEIMKIIGKYVQSPYWKEAQNILKLVVSRSASLVVPDEVQRSYSTESSGSPEIAFTRIFNNSSKELPGKTLDFHFDISETPIIGQKYGDQRTAAGRNGKPQVIAVTRSTSSTSSGSNSNGLVPVSWKRPQLSQRRTREKLMNVLSLCGPESGVPKNPSVRHLACQTVVFSSNEDLDSGDQQTSLIPTVEEVVREEDMQGEDAGSEQQFGVFKDFDFLDVELEDAEELQGESMDNFNWGVRRRSLDSMDKGEGDGDTPSLQECQYTGSTPSLNLTNQEDTDESSEEEVLSASQILTRSGLMNSDSATDDATSNHVDSLQQSQESSSSALTEETTALLPRLDSPALEMPRSDSINSQLPEDGVSMTAADELSSSVSTDTGFGSSAPPLPPELCDLTDSQDPHDDLDPAHPPPPAIDTPPGSLCEERDSLTALPMLLPPILDSPCGSVCEEDVTLALKELDERCEEEEADFSDMSSSYLHVEKQNLWGVSQQPECYWHQYLSQDEGDQDGFPEIQASPPPSPFLSAILAAFQPVAYDDEEDAWRCHVNQMLSDTDGSSAVYTFHVFSRLFKSMQRKFGFITHSSVRFLGERLQRMGNQFLSSLEVMTSHSQCPTVLLDAETLVSCGLLETLKFSVLELQEHLDTYNGKREAAEEWLENCRKTFGDKDCNQGPNTQAQELELCRRLYKLHFQLLLLFQAYCKLISHVDTIKREAEVTNMSEELAILESCLKQAESGVDGQEDVGVSDASQTSTETAIQSLIETLRARDFSSALTQVKTFRSLWPNDIFGNESDNAVQTLLHIYFRHQTLGQTGCLAVVGPSRDLSQASGRLMELNLQIREALSQTQACQTPQTTVVSTGL, from the exons GTACCCTGGCCCCAACACTGGCAATGTGCACATCATAGCAGACCTGTATGCTGAGGTCATCGGAGTGCTCACACAGTCAAA GTTCCAGGCGGTGCGTAAGAAGTTCATCACGGAGCTGAAGGAGCTGAGGCAGAAGGAGCAGAGCCCCTACGTGGTCCAGAGCATCATCAGCCTCATCATGGGCATGAAGTTCTTCAGGGTCAAGATGTACCCCGTGGAGGACTTTGAGGCCTCCTTCCAGTTCATGCAG GAGTGTGCCCAGTATTTCCTGGAGGTGAAGGATAAGGACATAAAGCATGCGTTGGCTGGCCTCTTTGTTGAGATCCTCATCCCTGTTGCTGCT GCGGTGAAGAATGAAGTCAACGTGCCGTGCCTCAAGAACTTTGTGGAGATACTCTACCAGACAACCTTTGACCTTAGCTCCAGAAAGAAGCACTCTTTG gctCTATATCCTCTGGTGACGTGCCTGCTGTGTGTCAGTCAGAAGCAGTTCTTCCTCAATAACTGGCACATCTTCCTCACAAACTGCCTCTCGCACCTGAAG ATGCCGTCTAACAACAGCATCCGAAAGCAGATTGAGACACTGCAG AACAAAGATCCCAAAATGTCCCGTGTGGCGCTGGAGTCGCTCTACAGACTGCTGTGGGTCTACATCATCAGGATCAAGTGTGAGAGCAACACCGTCACACAGAG CCGGCTGCTCAGCATTGTTTCAGCACTTTTCCCCAAAGGCTCCCGTAGCGTGGTGCCAAGGGACACGCCCCTCAACATCTTCGTCAAGATCATCCAGTTCATAGCTCAG GAAAGGCTTGACTTTGCTATGAAGGAGATCATTTATGACCTCCTGTGTGTGGGGAAATCTCACAAGACCTTCACCATCAATCCAGAG agGATGAATATTGGCCTGAGGGCCTTCCTGGTGATAGCTGACAGTCTGCAGCAGAAGGACGGGGAGCCGCCCATGCCCACCACAGGGGTCATCATGCCCTCAGGAAACACCCTGCGGGTCAAAAAGATCTTCCTCGCCACCACCCTCACTGACGAGGAGGCCAAGGTCATCG GCATGTCGCTGTACTACCCAGCGGTGAGAAAGGCCCTGGACAACATCCTGCGTCATCTGGACAAGGAGGTGGGGCGCTCCATGAGCATGACCAACGTCCAGATGTCCAATAAGGAGCCTGAGGATATGATCAC GGGGGAAAGGAAGCCAAAGATCGATCTGTTCCGTACGTGTGTGGCGGCCATCCCCAGACTGATCCCAGACGGCATGAGCAGACAGGACCTCATCGAGCTGCTGGCCAA gctGACCATCCACATGGATGAGGAGCTGCGTGGCCTGGCCTTCACCACCCTGCAGGCCCTAATGGTGGACTTCCCAGAGTGGAGGGAGGACGTGCTCTCTGGCTTCGTCTACTTCATTGTGCGCGAGGTCACCGATGTCCACCCCACGCTGCTGGACAACGCCGTCAAGATGCTTCTGCAACTCATCAGCCAGTGGAGGCAGGCCGTCCAGACCAGCAACAAGACCCACGAGGCACAG CAGGGCCCTGGCAGCAAGCCGTCTCTCCCCTTTGAGCGCTCTCCTCTGTGGGGGGTGTTGCACGTGGTGGAGGGCCTGGCGCTGGTGGTGCTGTGCAGCTGTCGCCCCGCCACCCGCAGGCTGGCTGTTAATGTCCTCAAAGAGGTCAGAGCCCTGCACACTGCTCTGGGCATCACCAAG GGAGACGAGGAGTTGGCCATAGATGTGATGGACAGACTAAGTGCATCTGTGCTGGAGAGCTTCATCCATCTCACAGGAGCTGACCAG ACCAACCTGCTATACTGCCCCAGTGGTATCGACTTGCAGACGCTGGCAGAATGGAGCTCGTCTCCCATCAGCCACCAGTTTGACGTGGTCAGCCCGTCGCACATCTGGGTGTTTGCCCACGTGACGCAGGGCCAGGACCCCTGGGTCATCAGCCTGTCCAGCTACCTGCGTCAGGAGCACCTCCCCAAGCACTGCCCCACCGCACTCAACTATGCCTGGATGTTCGCCTATACTCGCCTGCAGCTGCTCTCTCCACAAGTGGATATCAA CAGCCCTATAAATGCTAAGAAGCTGAACAGCCTGAGCAGCAGTAGTGACTCGTACGTGGGGCTGTGGAGGAACTACCTGATCCTCTGTTGTAGCTCCGCCACTTCCTCCcctaactcctcctcctccacctctggcTCCGTCCGCTGCTCCCCGCCTGAGACGCTGGCGTCCACGCCGGACAGCGGCTACAGCTATGACTCTAAG ATTATTGGCACTCCGTCCCCCTCATCCCTGTTCAAACACGTTGTCCCGATGATGCGCTCTGAGAGCATGGACATCACAGAGTCACTCGTCCTGGGGCTTGGCAGGACCAACCCCGTGGCCTTCAG AGAGTTGATAGAGGAACTGAACCCCATCATTAAGGAGGCTCTGGAGAGGAGACCCGAG AACATGAAGCGTCGCAGGCGTCGTGACATCCTGAGGGTCCAGCTGGTCCGGATCTTTGAGCTGCTGGCCGATGCTGGTGTCATCAGTCAGAC GGCGAGTGGCGGTCTGGACGGGGAGAGTCACTCTCTGAACTCGACACTGTTGGAATATGTGGATCTGACGAGACAGCTGCTGGAGGCTGAGAATGACAAAGACTCCGACACACTGAAGGACATCCGCTGCCACTTCAGCGCTCTGGTGGCCAACATCATTCAGAACGTCCCAg TGCACCAGAGGAGGACCATCTTCCCCCAGCAGTCTCTGAGACACAGTCTGTTCATGTTGTTCAGCCACTGGGCCGGGCCCTTCAGCATCATGTTCACCCCACTAGACCGCTACAGCGACCGCAACATGCAGATCAACCGACACCAGTACTGTGCACTCAAG GCCATGTCTGCAGTGTTGTGCTGTGGTCCAGTGGCTGATAACGTAGGCCTCTCCTCTGATGGTTATCTCTACAAGTGGCTGGACAACATCCTGGACTCTCAGGACAGAAAG GTGCACCAGTTGGGCTGTGAGGCAGTGATGCTGCTGTTGGAGCTGAACCCAGACCAGAGTAACCTGATGTTCTGGGCTGTGGACCGCTGCTACACTGGCTCACGCCGCGTGGCTGCCGGCTGCTTCAGGGCCATCGCCAACGTCTTTCACAACAG GGATTACCAGTTTGACACTGTGGTGCTGCTGAATCTGATCCTGTTCAAGGCGGCTGATTCATCCAGAGATATCTATGAGGTGGCCATGCAGCTGCTGCAG ATCTTGGAGCCCAAGCTCTTCCGTTACGCTCATAAACTGGAGATCCAGAGAACAGATGGGATCctgacccctccctcccccctgccACACCTCTACTCTGTCTCCTACTACCATCTGTCTGAGGAGCTGGCCAGGACATACCCAGAGCTCACCATGCCCATCTTCTCAG AGGTGAGCCAGCGTATCCAGACAGCACACCCTGGTGGTCGCCAGGTGATGCTGCACTACCTCCTGCCCTGGATGAACAACGTGGAGCTGGTGGAATTCAAGCCGTCGCCACGGAGACAGGAGACCCCCGTCTGTGAGGATGAGGAGGACGCCCACGAGCGTGACATGATGATGGTCAACAGCCGGCGCTGGCTCAGAGGGGAGGGCTGGGGCTCCCCGCATGCCACCACCATGGTGCTCAACAACCTCATGTTCATGACCGCCAAG TATGGGGATGAGTTTGCGTGGTCAGAGATAGAGAACGTGTGGACCACCCTGGCAGACAGCTGGCCAAAGAACCTGAAGATTATCCTCCACTTCCTCATCAGCATGTCAGGGGTCAACAGTGAGCCCAGCCTCCTGCCCTAT GTGAAGCGTGTGGTGGTGTACCTGGGCAGGGAtaagactatgcagctgctggaGGAGCTGATGTGTGAGCTGGACCTGACAGACCCAGTGAGCTCTGCTGTCACTCACATGGACAACCCTCCTTACTACCGCATCACCTCCAGCTACAAGATCCCCTCCGTCACCTCAGCAG GAACCACCTCCAGCAGTAACACCATGGTGCCAGGAACCGACGGTCACCATGACAGCAGCAAGAATAAAGACCCCAACATGGATGACAG TTACACCCATCTGGACATCTACAGTGGTCTGAACAGTAACCTGAACCGTCAGCACCACCGCCTGGAGTCTCGCTACAGCAGCAGCTCTGGAGGATCCTATGAGGAGGAGAAGG GTGACTCCATGCCGCTGTATGCGAACTGGCGTCTGAAGGTGATGGACCACAACCGTCCCGAgcccctccctttccctcccacAGGGGGCTGCTGGTCCCCTCTGGTGGACTACCTGCCAGAGACCAACACCCCTGGAGTACCCCTCCACAG GTGTAACATCGCTGTCATCCTACTGACTGACCTCATAGTGGACCATGGGGTCAAAGTGGAGTGGAGCGCCTACCTTCACCTCCTGCTGCACTCCATCTTCATAG GGTTGGACCACCAGCACCCTGAGGTCTACGAGCACTGCAAACGCCTACTGCTTCACCTGCTGGTCGTCCAGGGAACCAACAGCAGCGTCCAATCCCTGGCCTCCGTTCTATTGCGCAACCGAGAGTACAACGACCCCAAGGTGCTGACGGTGAAGCCACCGCCCCACGAGTTCAACCTCACAG GATTGTGTGACTTTGTGCCAGACTACCAGCCGTCTCCCATGACAGACTCAGGCCTGAGCTCCATCTCCACGTCGTCCAGCATCAGCCTTGGTGCAGGAGGAGTCCCCCTGCCCCACCTCACCCCCACCCTGATCAACGAGGTGGACGTCACCACAGAGCAGTACGAGAAGGTCAAAGCCCTCATCGAGTTTGTCACCGCCAG GAAGCGGGGGCCCCTGTGGAACCATGAGGATGTGTCACCCAAGAACCCCAACATAAAGAGTGCTGACCAGCTGAGCGTGTTCCTCAGACATGTCGTGACCGTCTTCAAACAGTCCCAGTCAG GTTTCCAGCTGGAGCAGTTGCTGAGTGAGGTCGCCCTGCAGACTGCTCTGTCCTGCTCGTCTCGTCACTATGCAGGGCGCTCCTTCCAGATCTTCAGGGCTCTCAAACAACCCCTCACAGCCGCCACACTTTCTGATGTCCTCTCACGCCTCGTAGAGACAGTGGGCGACCCTGGAGAGGAGGCACAG GGTTTTGTTATCGAGCTGCTGCTGACTCTTGAGTCAGGGATCGACACGCTCGCTGACACTGTCAAGAACTATGACCTCCTCACTGCCTTGGCACA GGCCTCTGCCCATGAGCACCTGCTGGGGGCCAAGTTTGCAGCCAATAGGAAGAGCACGGGCCAGCTGAACCTGAGTAGCGGTGGTCTGTTCCACCACGGCCACTACCCCCACAGCCACACCCGTAGCAACTCCCTCCGCGCCAGTCTCATGGGTGAACGTAAGGGAGACCGTCGCCGCAGTAACACCCTAGACATCGCTGACCGGCTGGCCGGTAGCCACGGCAACCTAGCCCGAACGCAGAGCTTGTCGTCGTTGCGGGAGGGTGGCGGAGGGGGTCCTGGGGAGGAGGCCATCCCTCCTGTGGACCCATCCAACCTGATGGCCACGGTGTTCTGGATAGCAGCCTCCCTCCTGGAGTCGGACTATGAGTTTGAGTACCTGCTGGCCCTGCGGCTGCTCAACAAGCTACTGGGCCAGCTGCCCCTGGAGAACGCAGACAGCAGGGAGAGGCTGGAGAGGGTGCAGGCCAAGCTGAAATGGTACAGCTTCCCTGGTCTGCTGCAACTCTTCCTCAAGGGCTTCACCTCAGCCTCCACCCAGGAGCTCACCATCCACCTGCTCAGCAAGCTCATCAGCGTCTCCCGCCACACTCTGGTCGACCCCTCCCAGGTGGCAGGTAAGAGAGCAG GTTTTCCTCTGAACATCCTGTGCCTGCTGCCTCACCTCATCCAGCACTTTGACAGCCCCACTCCGTTCTGCAAGGAGACGGCTGATAAGATAGCCAAGGTGTGTGCCGAGGAGAAGTCAGCCACGCTGTCTAACCTGGCCCACATGATGAGCCTGTACAGCACACACAGCTACTCCAGAGACTGCACCAACTGGATCAACGTGGTGTGTCGTTACCTACATGACGCCTTCGCTGAGATCACCTTCAATCTGGTCACATACCTGGCCGAG CTGCTGGAGAAAGGCCTACCCAGCATGCAGCAGTCCCTGCTACAGATCATCTACAGCCTGCTGAGTCACATTGACCTGTCGGCTGCACCTGTCAAACAGTTCAATCTGGAGATCATGAAGATCATCGGCAAATATGTCCAG AGCCCGTACTGGAAGGAGGCCCAGAACATCCTGAAGCTGGTGGTGTCTCGGTCGGCCAGCCTGGTGGTGCCAGACGAGGTGCAGCGCTCCTACAGCACAGAGTCCTCTGGATCCCCAGAGATCGCCTTCACTCGCATCTTCAACAACTCCTCTAAGGAGCTGCCCGGCAAGACGCTGGACTTCCACTTCGACATCTCAGAG ACGCCCATCATAGGGCAAAAGTACGGGGACCAGCGCACAGCTGCAGGGCGGAATGGGAAGCCGCAAGTCATCGCTGTGACCCGGAGCacgtcctccacctcctctggatcCAACTCCAACGGCCTGGTGCCTGTCAGCTGGAAGAGGCCCCAACTCTCTCAG AGGAGAACCAGAGAAAAGCTCATGaacgttctctctctgtgtggtccTGAGTCTGGCGTTCCCAAGAATCCTTCTGTAAGACACCTGGCATGTCAAACT GTGGTGTTCTCATCCAACGAGGACCTGGACTCAGGTGATCAGCAAACCAGTTTGATCCCCAcggtggaggaggtggtgaggGAGGAGGACATGCAGGGAGAGGATGCAGGAAGTGAGCAGCAGTTTGGAGTCTTCAAGGACTTTGATTTCCTGGACGTGGAGCTGGAGGATGCTGAG gagttgcaG GGGGAGAGCATGGACAACTTTAACTGGGGCGTACGTCGGCGCTCCCTGGACAGCATGGACAAGGGGGAGGGAGACGGGGACACGCCATCCCTGCAGGAGTGCCAGTACACCGGGAGCACGCCCAGCCTCAACCTCACCAACCAGGAGGACACGGACGAGTCCTCTGAGGAGGAGGTACTGAGCGCTAGCCAGATTCTCACCCGCTCTGGCCTC ATGAACAGTGACTCGGCTACGGACGATGCCACGTCCAACCACGTGGACTCTCTGCAGCAATCCCAGGAGTCGTCCAGCAGTGCCCTGACAGAGGAGACCACGGCCCTGCTGCCCCGCCTGGACAGCCCTGCACTGGAGATGCCCCGCTCTGACTCAATCAACAGTCAGCTGCCTGAG GACGGGGTGAGCATGACGGCAGCAGATGAGCTGAGCAGCAGCGTGAGCACGGACACGGGGTTTGGCAGCAGCGCCCCCCCTCTGCCCCCTGAGCTGTGTGACCTCACAGACTCCCAGGATCCCCACGACGACCTGGACCCGGCCCACCCTCCCCCTCCGGCCATAGACACCCCGCCGGGGTCCCTCTGTGAGGAGAGGGACTCCCTCACAGCCCTGCCCATGCTGCTGCCCCCCATCCTAGACAGCCCCTGTGGCTCTGTGTGTGAGGAGGACGTGACGCTGGCGCTGAAGGAGCTTGACGAACGCTGTGAGGAGGAAGAGGCCGACTTCTCCGATATGTCCAG TTCATACTTGCATGTGGAGAAGCAGAATCTGTGGGGAGTGAGCCAGCAACCAGAGTGTTACTGGCATCAATATCTCAG TCAAGATGAGGGCGATCAAGATGGTTTCCCCGAGATCCAGGCATCTCCGCCCCCCTCGCCCTTCCTCTCCGCCATCCTGGCCGCTTTCCAGCCCGTTGCCTATGACGACGAGGAGGACGCCTGGCGTTGCCATGTCAACCAGATGTTGTCGGACACGGATGGGTCCTCTGCTGTGTACACCTTCCATGTGTTCTCCCGACTGTTtaag AGCATGCAGAGGAAGTTTGGCTTCATCACCCACTCGTCAGTGCGTTTCCTAGGAGAGAGGCTGCAGCGAATGGGGAACCAGTTCCTCAGCTCCCTAGAGGTCATGACCTCTCACTCCCAGTGCCCCACAGTGCTGCTGGATGCTGAGACG TTGGTGTCATGTGGACTGCTGGAGACTCTGAAGTTTAGTGTGCTGGAGTTGCAGGAACACCTGGACACCTACAACGGCAAGAGAGAGGCGGCTGAGGAG TGGCTGGAGAACTGCAGGAAAACGTTTGGCGACAAAGACTGCAACCAAGGACCCAACACTCAGGCCCAG gagctGGAGCTGTGTCGCAGGCTCTATAAGCTGCACTTCCAGCTGCTGCTACTCTTCCAGGCCTACTGTAAACTCATCAGTCATGTGGACACCatcaagagagaggcagag gTGACCAACATGTCAGAGGAGCTGGCCATTCTTGAGAGCTGTTTGAAGCAGGCGGAGTCAGGGGTTGATGGACAGGAGGATGTGGGCGTGTCGGATGCCTCCCAGACCAGTACGGAGACGGCCATCCAATCACTTATTGAGACCCTGAGGGCCAGAGACTTCAGCTCTGCCCTCACACAGGTCAAAACCTTCAG GTCTCTGTGGCCTAACGACATCTTTGGGAACGAGTCAGACAACGCGGTCCAGACTCTCCTGCACATCTACTTCCGTCACCAGACGCTGGGCCAGACAGGCTGCCTGGCCGTGGTGGGGCCCAGCAGGGACCTGTCCCAGGCCAGCGGCCGCCTCATGGAGCTCAACCTGCAGATCAGAGAGGCTCTGAGCCAGACCCAGGCCTGCCAGACCCCCCAGACCACAGTGGTCAGCACTGGACTGTGA